The proteins below are encoded in one region of Oncorhynchus gorbuscha isolate QuinsamMale2020 ecotype Even-year linkage group LG01, OgorEven_v1.0, whole genome shotgun sequence:
- the LOC124046376 gene encoding E3 SUMO-protein ligase RanBP2-like encodes MYLSNCFPFEVGSALHLASSPSGFSFQPVISPSKSLAKLNRIRVSVDEDQDVTQDKQATKTKVFTGGSASVGGFTFRFGADSQPTTNPPIPESGYFIKPFVVPVQPAKSIERKPVDFGKMYFGQPIPAEPPKVLSFGAGIVAQSTPSSAAFKFNSNFKSNDGDFTFKSKNSETLLKLLTSDIPTKSEGPSEGKPQVPPSKGGIFTFGTKSAPGFSFNDSIQIQDKPNPFGKFDQPFSFTDVTTPVFGLANTAEEEKRAESNNKSTHVEEDEDGPHFEPIVPLPDKVDVKTGEEEEEEMFCNRAKLFRFDAETKEWKERGIGLVKILKHNTSGKVRLLMRREQVLKICANHYITPDMILKSNAGSDKSWVWNAVDYADEEPRPEQLAIRYKTEDEALLFKTKFEEAQKIVPKSPKMQQDQSYRKNNFPKLSAPLATNFAAQLAKKYGEWDCDVCCVRNAAKVMQCVACQTANPNAPSKLDSAPATDIKGFTSGAASVGGFTFGFGADSSKDTSSAGSIGEGFGSFGAQIPSSFTFGTSGTTYIPAAGFGAQFGKRQETTKVAAESKPSTMPFGSGFGVQFGINPGQWDCDTCTLRNEAFSNSCLSCQTPNPSRKPAAVAPALATLSIGSGFGAQFGKKTGQWECDTCLVRNEESASSCVSCQTPNPSAKSTVEVAPTTEPTVSDFGAAFSRKDGQWDCNTCLVRNNDSASQCFSCQMPNPNVKSIATAATSRSSFSFNFGSRTASTQPTGTGFKANFNGDSSLQFGTGKVDKSSPASFKFETPPRAESSTPTAAGFSFTMPIPAGGFKFGTQETAKETLPAETQTPSSGSASMFLKNIAEQHREKESGVSVYPSVLSVDKTGQDENPLFIGKPNVFSFADLAKNSQGDFQFGQTDSNFKGFTRAGEQLFTSLQSNQRADTSADQDEEGIYKPEDNDNIQFEPVVQMPEKVDLVTGEEDEQALYSQRVKLFRFDGDISQWKERGVGVLKFLKNATNGRLRVLMRREQVLKVCANHWITTTMNLKPLAGSDKAWMWLANDFSDGDARLEQLAAKFKTPELAEEFKLKFEECQRLLLDIPLQTPHKLVDTGRTAHLIQKAEEMKSGLKDLKSFLTDDKTKIKEDDSHANITTASNTSGLNIKPHAENTGPTLEWDNYDLREEALEDSADTSVYALPLASSPIRKDLFCFGESTEGFNFSFQPVVSPAKSLAKMNQSGVSADEEQDISQEEERDGLYFEPVVPLPDLVEISTGEENENVCFSHRAKLYRYDKDLNQWKERGIGDLKILQNCDTKRVRLIMRRDQVLKICANHWVTSSMKLEPMKGAEKAWVWSAIDFAEVTKGNVEQLAVRFKLKDVANSFRDIFDQAKTAQENEILVTSIASMTETTVCGQAAVAILEDSTTERTELNHETLHTPDCKSSTGTPHSPLNLSRMVMSPPKFLFGTDSLQKFFGSSPPSSKEDSSPESSKVKDSGRTSQPLTTDPGSIPG; translated from the exons atgtatttatctaACTGTTTTCCTTTTGAAGTTGGATCTGCCCTTCATTTAGCCAGTAGCCCCTCTGGCTTCAGCTTCCAACCAGTTATCAGTCCCTCCAAGTCCCTGGCCAAGCTGAACCGGATCAGAGTGTCTGTGGACGAGGACCAGGACGTGACTCAAGACAAACAGGCTACTAAAACCAAAGTCTTTACTGGTGGGTCAGCTTCAGTGGGAGGATTTACTTTTAGATTTGGGGCCGACTCTCAGCCCACCACCAACCCTCCCATCCCTGAGTCTGGCTACTTCATCAAGCCCTTCGTCGTACCTGTCCAACCAGCTAAGAGCATTGAGAGAAAGCCTGTGGACTTTGGGAAGATGTATTTTGGCCAGCCGATCCCTGCTGAGCCTCCTAAAGTGCTTAGCTTTGGTGCTGGAATAGTCGCCCAGTCCACTCCATCATCCGCTGCCTTTAAATTCAACTCCAACTTTAAATCCAATGACGGGGACTTCACTTTCAAGTCCAAAAATAGTGAGACCCTGTTGAAGCTTCTAACGTCAGACATTCCCACCAAATCAGAGGGACCCTCAGAGGGGAAGCCCCAAGTGCCTCCTAGTAAGGGAGGGATTTTTACCTTTGGCACTAAAAGCGCTCCTGGGTTCTCCTTTAATGACTCAATCCAGATCCAGGACAAACCAAACCCGTTTGGAAAATTTGACCAGCCATTTAGTTTCACTGATGTAACCACGCCGGTATTTGGGCTGGCAAACACAGCAGAGGAGGAGAAGCGAGCCGAGAGCAATAACAAAAGCACTCATGTGGAGGAAGACGAGGATGGGCCTCACTTTGAGCCTATTGTGCCCCTCCCTGACAAAGTAGACGTGaagactggagaggaggaagaggaggagatgttcTGTAACAGGGCCAAGCTGTTCAGATTCGATGCGGAGACAaaagagtggaaagagagaggtatCGGCTTAGTCAAAATCCTAAAGCACAATACATCAGGGAAAGTGCGTCTGCTGATGAGGAGGGAGCAGGTTCTGAAGATCTGCGCTAACCACTACATCACGCCAGATATGATCCTGAAATCAAATGCTGGATCTGACAAGTCCTGGGTCTGGAATGCCGTTGATTATGCGGATGAGGAACCAAGGCCTGAGCAACTGGCCATCCGGTACAAAACGGAAGACGAGGCATTGCTCTTCAAGACAAAGTTTGAAGAGGCTCAGAAGATCGTTCCCAAATCTCCAAAAATGCAGCAAGATCAGTCATATAGGAAAAATAATTTTCCTAAACTCTCTGCTCCATTGGCGACAAACTTTGCTGCCCAATTAGCAAAGAAGTACGGGGAGTGGGACTGTGATGTGTGCTGTGTAAGAAATGCAGCTAAAGTTATGCAGTGTGTTGCCTGCCAGACTGCCAACCCTAATGCCCCATCAAAGCTGGACAGCGCACCGGCTACTGACATCAAAGGGTTTACTAGTGGGGCAGCTTCAGTGGGAGGATTTACTTTTGGATTTGGAGCTGACTCATCAAAAGACACCAGCAGCGCAGGATCTATTGGAGAAGGATTTGGGTCTTTTGGAGCTCAGATACCCTCCTCCTTTACGTTTGGAACCAGTGGCACCACTTATATACCTGCTGCTGGTTTTGGTGCCCAGTTTGGAAAGAGGCAAGAAACCACAAAAGTTGCAGCAGAATCAAAGCCCTCAACCATGCCATTTGGCTCTGGATTTGGTGTGCAGTTCGGCATAAATCCAGGGCAGTGGGACTGCGATACGTGCACTTTAAGAAATGAGGCATTTTCAAACAGTTGTCTCTCTTGTCAAACTCCTAACCCTTCAAGAAAACCTGCTGCTGTTGCCCCAGCTTTGGCAACCCTCTCAATTGGGTCTGGATTTGGTGCACAGTTTGGCAAAAAAACAGGGCAGTGGGAGTGTGACACGTGTCTTGTTAGAAATGAGGAGTCTGCTAGCAGTTGTGTTTCTTGTCAAACTCCTAACCCTTCAGCAAAATCAACAGTAGAGGTAGCACCAACAACAGAGCCAACAGTGTCAGACTTTGGTGCTGCTTTTTCAAGGAAGGATGGACAATGGGACTGTAACACATGTCTTGTCAGAAACAACGACTCTGCTAGTCAATGTTTCTCCTGTCAGATGCCCAATCCCAATGTTAAGAGCATAGCCACAGCTGCCACTTCCAGATCATCCTTCAGCTTTAACTTCGGGAGTCGGACTGCCTCTACTCAACCCACAGGCACTGGGTTTAAAGCAAACTTCAACGGTGACAGCTCTTTGCAGTTTGGTACAGGCAAAGTTGATAAAAGTTCCCCTGCATCCTTCAAGTTTGAGACCCCTCCTCGGGCTGAAAGCAGTACCCCCACTGCTGCAGGCTTCTCTTTCACCATGCCCATCCCAGCAGGTGGCTTTAAGTTTGGCACTCAGGAAACTGCAAAGGAAACCCTACCAGCTGAAACTCAGACTCCTTCTTCAGGGTCTGCGTCAATGTTCCTGAAGAATATCGCAGAGCAGCACAGAGAGAAGGAATCTGGTGTCAGTGTATATCCATCAGTGCTGTCAGTGGACAAGACGGGTCAGGATGAAAATCCCCTCTTCATTGGCAAACCCAACGTCTTCAGTTTTGCAGACTTGGCTAAAAACTCACAAGGAGACTTCCAGTTTGGTCAGACTGACTCCAATTTCAAAGGCTTCACCCGCGCTGGTGAGCAGCTGTTCACATCCCTTCAGTCAAACCAGAGGGCAGACACCTCAGCTGACCAGGATGAAGAGGGCATATACAAGCCAGAGGATAATGACAATATCCAGTTTGAGCCTGTGGTCCAGATGCCAGAGAAAGTGGACCTGGTCACAGGAGAAGAGGACGAACAGGCCCTCTACTCCCAGAGAGTGAAGCTCTTCAGGTTTGACGGAGACATCAGCCAGTGGAAGGAGAGGGGCGTTGGGGTCCTCAAGTTCCTGAAGAACGCCACCAATGGCAGGCTCAGGGTGCTGATGAGGAGAGAGCAGGTCCTGAAGGTGTGTGCCAACCACTGGATCACCACCACCATGAACCTGAAGCCCTTGGCTGGCTCCGACAAGGCCTGGATGTGGCTGGCTAATGACTTCTCTGATGGAGATGCCAGACTGGAGCAACTCGCTGCCAAGTTTAAAACCCCGGAGCTGGCTGAGGAGTTCAAGCTGAAGTTTGAGGAGTGTCAGAGGCTCCTGTTAGACATCCCACTGCAGACTCCTCACAAGCTTGTTGACACAGGCAGAACTGCACATCTCATCCAGAAGGCAGAGGAGATGAAGTCCGGCCTGAAAGATCTTAAATCTTTCCTGACCGATGACAAAACCAAGATCAAGGAGGACGACAGCCATGCTAACATCACGACAGCCAGTAACACCTCTGGTCTGAATATCAAGCCCCACGCAGAGAACACTGGCCCTACCTTAGAATGGGACAACTATGACCTGAGAGAGGAGGCTCTGGAAGACAGTGCTGACACCTCTGTCTACGCCTTACCCCTGGCAAGCAGCCCAATCAGGAAGGACCTCTTCTGCTTTGGAGAATCCACAGAGGGCTTCAACTTCAGCTTCCAGCCTGTCGTCAGTCCCGCCAAGTCGCTGGCCAAGATGAACCAGAGCGGGGTGTCTGCGGACGAGGAGCAGGACATTAGCCAGGAGGAGGAGCGGGACGGCCTGTACTTTGAGCCTGTGGTTCCCCTGCCAGACCTGGTGGAGATCTCCACTGGAGAGGAGAATGAAAACGTGTGTTTCAGCCACAGGGCAAAGCTGTATCGCTATGACAAAGACCTGAACCAGTGGAAGGAGAGGGGCATCGGAGACCTCAAGATACTGCAGAACTGCGATACCAAACGAGTCAGACTCATCATGAGGAGAGACCAAGTCCTGAAAATCTGCGCCAACCATTGGGTCACATCTTCTATGAAGTTGGAGCCCATGAAGGGTGCTGAGAAGGCCTGGGTCTGGAGCGCTATTGACTTTGCCGAGGTAACTAAGGGAAATGTTGAGCAGTTAGCTGTCAGATTCAAACTGAAGGATGTGGCTAACTCCTTCAGAGATATATTTGACCAGGCTAAAACTGCCCAAGAGAATGAGATTCTGGTCACTTCAATCGCCTCCA TGACGGAGACAACCGTGTGTGGACAAGCTGCTGTGGCCATCCTGGAGGATTCCACCACAGAACGGACGGAGCTGAATCATGAGACTTTACACACCCCTGACTGTAAGTCCTCCACCGGTACTCCACATAGCCCTCTCAACCTCTCCAGGATGGTGATGTCCCCACCCAAGTTCCTCTTTGGAACAGACTCTCTCCAAAAGTTTTTCGGCAGCAGCCCACCATCATCCAAGGAGGATAGTTCTCCAGAGAGCTCCAAGGTTAAAGACAGCGGTCGGACCTCCCAGCCTTTAACCacagatccgggttcgatcccgggctga